From the Bacillus solimangrovi genome, the window CAACGAAAGAAGTGCTTGCAGAACGTGGGCATCTGCTTATTCCGATGTTTATCTTATTAATCCTTTTATTTTCTGGAAAAACTCCATTATTTGCAGCATTTTGGTCAATCGTATCAACTATCTTCATTTCAGCATCAAAACGAACATTATTTGCTGTAACACCAATTATGATTTTCGTTTTATTCCAAGAACAAGCCCTTGCATTATTTGCAGATGGAGCGATACCTCGTGTCCGCGATGACCTATGGATATTAATTCTCATCGTCGTTTTTCCACTCTGTATTAACTTAATCCGTCAACGCTTGAACTTAGATGAACAATTATTAGAACTACATGATGTCAAAGATGCCCTAGAATCTGGTGTAAGAACTTCTCTTGGTGTAGCACTTGCTTGTGCATGTGTAGGAATTGTAGTTGGTATTGCAACATTGACTGGGGTCGCATTAGAGCTTGCAAACTCGATTGTTGCAATTGGTGAATCCGTTCAATCACCGTTACTTCAGCTTCTTATTACTCTGTTCTTCACAATGATCGCATCGATTATTCTTGGTATGGGACTTCCAAGTATCCCAACGTATATTATTACGAGTACGATGGCAGCACCAATTTTATTAAGCACCCCACTCTTTAGAGAGTTAGCAGGATCAAGTGAGCAAGCGATATTCATTGCCCATATGTTCGTCTTCTATTTCGGAATTTTCGCCAATATCACACCTCCAGTAGCACTTGCTGCATTTGCAGGCGCTGGTATAAGTGGAGGAGATCCGAATAAAACAGGTTTCCAAGCAATGAAACTGGCGATTGCAGGCTTTATAGTGCCGTTCATGTTCGTTTTCTCACCTGAAATGCTCATGCTTGATGCTACAGTAGGAAAAGTAATTATGATTCTCATAACGTCCATTCTTGGTGTTTTTATGCTCTCAGTTGGTGCTGAAGGCTATTTCCGTAATCCTGTAAAGTTCCCAATTCGTATCCTTGTTATTATAGGTGCTTTATTATTAATTACACCTGAAATCATTACTGATTCAATCGGAATGATCGCCTTTCTCGTTTTATTAATAACCAATTATAAAAGTAAACCGACCGATACAACATTACACACATAAACAAGCAAAGAAAAACTTCCATCAGTGGATTTCCCTTCATCCCCACTGATGGATCGTTGATCAAATCAGATCAACTTTGAAACGTAAGGAACTCCTCATAATAATAGATTGCTATTTGAAGTTTCAGAAAATTACCCTTGAAGAAAACCCTTTTTTTCCATAAAATGATAATATCCATTAAAACGGACTTGCTCATAAAGGGTAAAGCATATGC encodes:
- a CDS encoding TRAP transporter permease; amino-acid sequence: RINELDFYIGTLAIILVIEATRRVTGWGLPILAIIFLIYGFYTKLSIYPQLNEKVIFATAKSIISHLVFITEGILGTAIGVSASYIILFILFGAFLSKSGMGQLFNDLALAIAGHTKGGPAKVAVIASGMLGSINGAAVANVVTTGTFTIPLMKKIGYKPNFAGAVESAASVGGQILPPIMGAAAFIMAENLSIAYTKIILAAIIPAFLFYLGVLLQVHFRASKRKLEGIARSELPSTKEVLAERGHLLIPMFILLILLFSGKTPLFAAFWSIVSTIFISASKRTLFAVTPIMIFVLFQEQALALFADGAIPRVRDDLWILILIVVFPLCINLIRQRLNLDEQLLELHDVKDALESGVRTSLGVALACACVGIVVGIATLTGVALELANSIVAIGESVQSPLLQLLITLFFTMIASIILGMGLPSIPTYIITSTMAAPILLSTPLFRELAGSSEQAIFIAHMFVFYFGIFANITPPVALAAFAGAGISGGDPNKTGFQAMKLAIAGFIVPFMFVFSPEMLMLDATVGKVIMILITSILGVFMLSVGAEGYFRNPVKFPIRILVIIGALLLITPEIITDSIGMIAFLVLLITNYKSKPTDTTLHT